A window of the Dickeya dianthicola NCPPB 453 genome harbors these coding sequences:
- a CDS encoding F0F1 ATP synthase subunit epsilon, translating to MTYHLDVVSAEQAMFSGLVQKIQVTGSEGELGIYPGHAPLLTAIKPGMVRIVKQHGEEEYIYLSGGILEVQPNMVTVLSDTAIRGQDLDEARALEAKRKAEEHIRNTHGDVDYAQASADLAKAIAKLRVIELTKKAM from the coding sequence ATGACTTACCATCTGGATGTCGTTAGTGCGGAACAGGCAATGTTTTCCGGTCTGGTGCAGAAGATCCAGGTGACCGGTAGCGAAGGCGAACTGGGAATTTATCCTGGCCACGCCCCCCTGCTCACGGCCATTAAGCCTGGTATGGTGCGCATTGTTAAACAGCACGGCGAAGAAGAGTATATCTACCTGTCCGGCGGTATCCTTGAGGTACAACCGAACATGGTGACCGTGCTGTCCGATACCGCCATTCGTGGGCAGGATCTTGATGAAGCGCGTGCGCTGGAAGCGAAGCGCAAAGCGGAAGAGCATATTCGCAATACACACGGTGATGTGGATTATGCTCAGGCGTCTGCCGATTTGGCAAAAGCCATTGCCAAGCTGCGTGTCATCGAGCTGACCAAAAAAGCGATGTAA